In Lycium barbarum isolate Lr01 chromosome 9, ASM1917538v2, whole genome shotgun sequence, the DNA window tttagtttattttttaattaaaaaaaaacacatggCTTTAAAATAAAGGTTTATTCATTTTTTTAAGTAGACATattttttctaaagccacatgataaATTTTTTTCTGGTAGGTCGGGTCtgattcgtttaaaaaaatggatagacttttttttttaaatgccacagagatatttttttaaGCGAACCAGATCCGACCACCAGAAAACAATTTACCATTTGGCATTGAAAAAAATGGGTAgaatttttttaaagccacatgaaatttttttaattaaaaaataagataaatgatttaaaataaaattctGTTAGCGAAAatggtatatttgcactatttatGTAAGGGTAGagacatatttacactattttgTAACGGTAAGAATATATATACAACACTTTTTAAATTGGGGTACATCTCCTCTAAATTCCaaaattgaggggtatatttgcacctttgtccTTTACAATTTAATCTAGGCATTTGCTAACCTTATTATAGATGAAAAAAGAGAATAACACAATTCAATGGATAAAATTTTATGAAGTAAAAAAGGGAGATGAATGCGAAGTACACTACTAATTTTAGAAAAAACTTCATTCCTACAGAAAAAACACATTAGACTTATATCATCAACATTAATTAGGGAAACTCCTCGTACAATAGAAAAAatacctaatatatatatatatatatatatatatatatatatatatatatatgagttttgTTAACCTACGACATAAAGGTTGTAGGTTAAAATTGTACCCACTTTTTTATTCTCTAAAATACCCCTGACACCTCATTAAAATGTAAAACTTCAGGGACTTTTTTGTCTTTTCATCCTCACCCAATTTTCCTTCTTCCCCATTTTCCACCCTTCTCTACCTCTCTGGATATCCAATTACAGATTCAACCCATTTTCCTAATTCTAGTTTCCTTCTTGATCAACTGAAAATGGCATTCTAAAATTGAGATTCACTCAACTATTTGATCAATACTCTCAAGGGtatgtattttttaaaaaatccaaCTCAATCATCCTTCATAAGAAACTTAACAGTAAACCCTTAAACTAATCCACTTTCAAAGGATACCTAACTCTAAAGTCTAAACCAATTCCAGGGATTTTCATAAAAGTTCTTATCACAAAATGAATTGACAtcggggtgttcttgaatttcaAAAATTTATAGTTTGGTTTTTTCAGTTTTAAAATTTGTTTGTTCTTTGCAATTTAAACAGATATTCCGACAGTTGATTCAGATTTCAGTTTTATACGTTAGAAATTAAAAACTCGTCCATATGACAGCAATTGCAGTTCGTTAgctaaaataaagaaacgacaggTAGCCCAGTCTATATTGACCAGAGCTATTGAATTTGTGTATGAAGGCTTGAAGGTGGTTGGTGGTTCTCATTGGTGATGAACTGAAATGGAGACCGGATGAAACAGGGTAGAAGGAACGAGTTAGGGATTATGATGAAATGACAGAAAAAGCCCTACTTTTAATGTACTGGAAAAAAAATGCTTTCCAGGAATTCAAATGGTGGGTACGATAATGCTAACCGACAATCTTAATGTAGTAGGTTAGTGACCCCTCCCCCCAcgcctccctctctctctttatatatatactagaagATTGGTGCCCGTGCAAGGCACGGGCCTATGCACGACACTATCCTTTGTAAGTTTGTATTATTAACACTTCACAACATTGATAAAAAGAAATTCAAGCCAAAAATAGAGGACGTAAAGTACTATATTCAGTATAAACCAGTACCCTAAAATCCAAGAAGTTTTACGGAGGACATATCCATTTCCAATTTCCAACAGAAAAGAAagctttcttctttttctttttaatatattttaaaatattgataAATCACAAAACTATTGTACCCCATTCAAAGACACTTCACTGAGAACTAAAAGCAGCACCATCACTTGTCCAGTAAAGAGGCCTGGATATCATAAACAATAACTAAATAAACAGTCAGATAGATGATGTTCATTGTTCCGAAGGTATTAAATGGTATGTTTTGGTACTCGGAATCTGCTTTTTATACGACCAACCTTTCTCTTCTCACTGGCCTAAGGATTTTATGATGCATTTTTCATCATTACTAAAGTGTATTCCCTGAAATAGGCCGTTGTATTCTCCTCTCTTAATTTTTGTATCACCTTGAAATCATCTTGCTCGTTATACGACATATCAACAGACAAAAAATATTAAATTCATCCGTACAGCCTTAAAAGTATTCATGTGTAAACTAAACAAATCAGTATATCAACAGGTTACGTCCATCGAACAGTAAGGGATCATAATCCCAATACTTTTTGGTTGAATCAAATAGATGTATGTGTAGAATCCTTTAAGAAAGTTAACAAAAGAGATGGACTATGTGTCCACTGTAAAAATCTCAGTCCATCAGACCCCTTTTAAATCTCCTTTCATGATCAGCACCTATTTAATATAAGTCTATCTGCGTGTTATTCTGACATGGTATAAGAATTTCATCAGTGAACATTTAGAGAGATGAGGGAAATATAAAGGTCTAGTGTGCGGAGGTTGCGACTAATACTGGTGCGCACGTTATAAAAAAGAAGCGGGCAGAACAACTGCTATTGTTTTCTCCAACCGTTGTCAATACCAAATTATTTAGTGTAGTCCAAATTTGGAATACTCGAAAATGTTAAATTTGTCCTCGCTATTTTTAGAGCAATGTTAAAGTCTACTCTGAAAAATTTAAATAGATCGGTAGTTTTAAGGCTCCCTATCAAGAAATAAAGCTTTATTTCGATATGAACACAACTGTTATAAAACAATAACAGCACATGACCAAAATTAAATATGATAAACACATAGTAAAGGATGAATATGTTATTAAAACTTAAATTAAGTTCTGGATACCTGCAATACAGCTGCAATGTAATTTCTCCGGCAAATGAATAGATTTTTGCTCCTTCCCAATATCTCATCTTTTTCAATTACTGTTCTTTTACCTCTAAGTAATTGTAATGCTATCACATGAGAAACCAACAAAATTGAAAACAAAAGACCCTGTCAAGAACAAAAGATTTTATAAATAAAAAGGGGAAGATGAAAAGAATGATGAgaacaaaataaaagtaatgtCAACAGCCAAGAGTGCTAAAATTCAGTCATGCAACATGGCTACAACCCAAATAACAAACAAAATTGCAAATTTCTACTATTAATAAAGAGACTCGATTGTCAATATATAATGCATGAGGGACCTCAAGGACAATAAGAGTAGAGAAACCTTTTACACGAACGGACAATCTATGACACCTCATAATATTGCTTGAATGATCTTATTCTCTAGGAAAATTGGGAATATCTATTATGATATGGTTAGTCTTAAGTAAAGTACTATATGCCAATGATGATAATTCTGGAAGCCTAACGACATAATTCATCTTAGATATGGATGATTTCGTCCAAGACCCTTTTTCCTTAAAAGGACATTAGAACCTTTTTTCTGCATAGTACCAAAGAAGGAGCAGAGACCTCATACTGAATGCTATAAGCCCAAACATCGTTCCCACTCCTTCCTCAAACTTACTTAACAATCTATTCATTATTGGACAtaataaatattatttaaatcATCTCTACAGGTTTAAATGCCCCTTAAATTTAATCTGAAAAAGCAGAGTTGTTATTAGTCAATAAATATGATTTATGGACTGGACATTATTGTACTCTTTGAATATGGGCAAACGAAAGTTCAGAAGCTAATATTAATCCTTCAAGATTCTAAAACACAAAAATTTAAATTGAAATTTAAGTAATGGTTGCCTCTAAACAGGTGACCTAATTCTGTTGTAAAAATAAATCATGGATCCATACCAAGTAGCCAAATGACAACCACCAAAGGAGAAGTTTGCGCTAGTTTGGATTTTATCTAACTCTCTCTGTTTGTTTAGCTAAAAAGTAGCAATACTATTGCATTCAAACTTCAATACACTCAAATAGTACTATATTGGAACTGAGGTAAGCGAACTATGTTCTGATATAGCATAAAGTATCATTCATGAAACGAACTTAATAACATGGTACTGGACAATTAGTAATAATCGAGCAAAACGACTTCAAATCAATTCACTAAGATCAGAAAGGATTACTCCTCAGCCTCGTAGTGCAAATAAATGGACAAATATATAGCGCCAAATGCATGCTTTATTATGTCCGGTCTTCCATCCTGGACAACCAAGCCCCTCCtcccacacatatacacacacacgagACAAAGCAAAGGTCAGGAAATAACTGCGAACCTGTTCATATATATGAGGATTAGTGATGCAATTCAATTCCCTAATATCAAGCAAACTCCATCTGTGAATATCTCCATCCTCTATATATTTTAGAACATTTTCAACTGGATCTTGAAAATTATAGTTTAGCAAGCTGATAGCATCCCCCTGTGCATTAAATAAAACATATATCACCGCTTTAGGGGTTAGTTACTTTGAAAAGCAATCTATCTAAAAATAAGTATCGCCAATGACAACGCAATAGAATGCACCTTATGGATCCAACTTCTGAAAGCTTAAAAGAGAAATGTTCATAAACAGTAACAGAATTACTTTTCTCAAAGTTGACATCAAATGTTATAAGTCGTCTTCTTCTGCTTTAATAATTAATCCCCATGGTATTAGCTTGTCCAAAATGGGAAATGCTCCGCCAAATGCGACCAGCAGAAAGGCTCTACTCAAACAGAAATGCTAACGTAAAAAGAATTTTGGTAATTTCTTAAGTGTCTTCTTGATGCTACTTCACTATACATATTACATTTTCtataagaggaaatgaagaacAGCTCTACTCCTATAGTTAAGTGGTAGCAGTAATATTGATTCCCTTTCAGCAGTGTAATATACCTCGTATTCCCTTTAATTTCCACAAGTGTAACACAGAGTAAAGACCATATATTGTATATCTGAAACAGTAAAAAGTACATACGATgtacaaaaaagaaaataaagaaacaaaGCAAGGAGAATAAGGGAGAATGAAGATTGTAAATCAATATTACGTCCATCAAGAAATAACAGATAAAAATGTAGAACTTTTGAAATGAATCCAAAAATCCAAGGCCagaagcattcattgcgtgtagaatttgtaaagcttttggtacaagcatttGATGCGGTGTTAGCCCTCCCTAGCCACTTATATAAAATAGAATAGAAATATGTCTACGTGAGAAGCCAAATGACAACCACCAAAGGAGAAGTTTGCGCTAGTTTGGATTTTATCTAACTTTCTCTGTTTGTTTAGCTAAAAAGTAGCAATACTATTGCATTCAAACTTCAATACACTCAAACAGTACTATACTGGAACTGAGGTAACCGAACTATGTTCTGATATAGCACAAAGTATCATTCATGAAACAAACTTAATAACATAGTACTGGACAATTAGTAATAATCGAGCAAAACGACTTCAAATCAATTCACTAAGATCAGAAGGGATTCCTCCTCAGCCCCGTAGTGCAAATAAATGGACAAACTACATAGCGTCAAATGCATGCTTTATTATGTCCGGTCTTCCATGCTGGACAACCAAGGTCAGGAAATAAAAAATGCATAGATATACTATATTATTGACTTAAAAGATGCATAGGCAATGACACTGTACTATATAATGGCAACAAAGAGCACACACTGCCACATGAGATTCTGATTAAGATATGTGGAGTTCTCATGTATCTaaatcttagatatgaaagaagaaaaATCATAATACATAGAGGGAAGACCTGAACAGTTTTCTATTTTAATCTATTGACAAAATTACAAGAAGTCATTCTGGACTATGTAGGTAAATTAGTTATGGAGAAAAACTCACCCAATCTGTATAGTTTCGAAATGGATATGAAGCTTCCGAACTGAGCCAAAACAAATGGAGAACTGTCACCCACAAGTTTCACAAGGTTGAAAAAATAAATTGAAGTGAGATGAAAAGATtataaaaaaggaaaacaaaccaAATGGaaagtttgatcttctctttaCCTTCATCATGGTTGCAGGATATCCAAGAGAAAAAGCTTTGATTTTCTAAAGAAACTCATTTATAAAAGGAAGTACCAATTATTTCACTACCAATACTGCTTTTTCTTTTCCTATTAATACTCTCTTGATTCACCAATATTGATGGATCTCTTATTTACCAGAAGAAGATATATAAAATCAAGGTATTGGTATACTATTTGCAAGTATTTAACTTTAAGATGCGAAAATTATCCTCTATGGTAAAATTCATGACCTTATACCTTATATCCCTCAGGCATCTGTGCAATTTTTCAAAAGAACACTCCAATTTATCCCATTAATGAAATTAGAGCTCCTTGGTGAGCATTAAGTGTGACCATGAGCGTCCAATTTGTAACCAAAACATCTATATATTGCAAAGCAAACCTCATCTCGCCCCCTGATTGTGATTTGATAGAGTCCCACTTCTGCCTTCAAACTCCTTCATTATTTACAGAACTGACAAATATTAGCGACAAATAGCATTTGATGCCTTGAATGAGTATACCTAAAAATGGAACATACAAGATATGTTGGATAAGATAACCAATCATTGCCTCAGAATGCAATTTTGTTCTATACTTCTATAAACAATTATACGATTTCCTAGCTACTTAGTTTGATAGCTAGTCCCGATGCATGAATGTATTACAAGTAATGAAACTCCTTGAGGCACTGAACTACTTAGTTTGATGGCTAAAAGATTGTGTTTTCAGAGCCAGTAAGCATCATCACTATCATATTCTGGTTCATCACAATGAAGTTCAATATTCCTCTGTAAGCCATTACCCTTGCTCCTATTATCGCTCGtactcaactacagaagccattcatcttgtgaggagactggtggagcagtatagggagaggaagagggacttgcatatggtattcatcgacctagaaaaggcttacgataaagttccaagagaaatcctatggagatgtttggaggctaaaggtgtacctgtagcatacattagggtgatcaaggacatgtatgaggaagccaaaactagagtaaggacagtaggaggggactcagagcacttcccagttgtgatggggttgcatcaaggattagctcttagtccgtttttatttgccttggtgatggatagattgacgcgacaaattcaaggtgaggtgccatggtgtatgcttttcgcggacgacatagtcctgatcgatgagactcgtagcggagttaacgctaagctggaggattggagacataccttggagtctaaaggatttaagctgagtaggaccaagacagagtacttagagtgtaagttcagtgagacaccccaggaggttggcgtggaagttaggcttggtgctcaggccatccaaaagaaaagtagtttcaagtaccttgggtctatcatgcaaggcagcggggagattgacgatgatgtcacacatcgtattggggtagggtggatgaaatggaggctagcttcaggagtgctatgtgacaagaaggtgccaccacaactgaagggcaagttgtacagagtggtggttagaccggctatgttgtatggggcggagtgttggccagttaagatctctcacgttcaaaagatgaaagttgccgagatgagaatgttgagatggatgtgtgggcacactaggagcgacaggattagaaatgaggctattcgggataaggtgggagtggcctcggtggaagacaagatgcgggaaatgcgactgagatggtttgggcatgtgaagaggagagacatagatgccccagtgcggaggtgtgagaggttagccatggatggtttcagaagaggtaggggtaggccaaagaaatattggggagaggtgattagacaggacatgacgcagttacagcttaccgaggacatgaccttagataggaaggtgtggaggacccacattagggtagaaggctagtatataagtctcgttatctttccttattagtaggcgcattagcgcattataatttcttgtgctttgatttatgttattatttgctactttctgtactttgattactctattttatctgtgccgctttcgtgatttgcatttccatatcgctttgaattccttgattatcctgttttactgtgtcgcttgcattatttcattgcaatatcgttttaaatcttttaaccttatctgaccccctttttatgcttctattgagccgagggtctctcggaaacagccatcctaccttggtaggagtaaggtctgcgtacattataccctccccagaccccaagatgtgggatttcactgggctgttgttgttgtactcaATTAATAAAATAACAGGTGTACTCGaggataatcataatttgatacTAAATTATTGCAATCTCAATGTTTGAGTTACTTCATTGATCAATCCAAGCTTCAACGATGGTCAAATGTCTATTACCAGAActtcttttcaaaaaaaaaaaaaaaaaaatccctgcATTCATTCATCTATCAGCAAAGTTACACTTTGATCCGAGGGAGTTTACAAAGAGTGATTTACTTCTTCCTACTTAGCTCTGGTGATTCTATCATCCTATTTGAGATGAGGTAAATGTAAAAAAGATGACTTGTCTATTACCAGAACTGAAGGGTGATATTGGCATAATCTACATCCCTGCTCAACCTGAAAGTCGAGAAGCAAGCTTATGGTTCCTTCAGTTGTAATTTCCTCGAAATGTTATATTTAAGGATCCTTCACGTCTTTGTGTTAATTACACATTGCCTTCCTCCAGTTGCtcattttgaaaaattctgaaaaCTAAACTTCTAAACAGAATACCATTTTGAAAGACAATAAGTTCAGAAACACACATTATCAAGAATAGTATAGTGAATTAGGATCTACGCATGCATCATCAAGATAATAAGAAGTTATGCAAGCAGAGGTCTCAACGGCCAATTCATTAAGCAGACCGGTGGTAACACCCTTGATAATACCACCAGAAACCTTTTGAGACACTACCACCAGGTGAAATGATCGGTGTTTGAGCCAATAACTCAGCTTCTTCAACCTAGCAATGATATTTTTAAAAATGACTTGATTCTTGATGCCCATTTCTCTTTATGACATATATATGTTTTCCTTTTACTGGGGAATTTTGTTGAACAGTATCGAAGGGGTAGAAGTGTCAACAAACTGAGACGACTATACTACAGCCCGAACCACTGTATTGTGATCTGCAAGATAGGTAATCTGAAGATCCATGCAAAGTCAGATATAATTCAGAGAATTCGATAATCAAATGTGGAAAAATTCTATGAAGTGATATGCTGGTAACTTTTTCAACAACCACAAGAAGTACATATATTTCCAAACACCCAATCGAAGTAAGAAAAAGAGTTAAATTCTAGAGCGAAAAACATAATGAACAGAAGGTTGGCTCACTGTCAAATCCAACAAAGGAACATATCTCGCAGTTACATACAAATTTATCTGCAAGACAAAAGTATACATCAGAGCTACCAAGTAGAGCGAATAAACTAAAGAGCCCCTAGACTTGACCAACTTATATTACATCGTGCTTTTAGTTATAAATGCCATAAAAGTACATACCCTGAGCTGCTGACAGAGAGTTTTCAATCACGTAAATTGGTAAAAGAGACACATAACATTTCAAACTACAGGGCCCGATATAAGTTTTGCACTGTGTTTTTAGTCTTAATGCCATAAAAGTACATACATGAGCTTTTGAATAATTGAACTTGATGCTTTGCTATATCACGTTCTGCTGCACAGAGAAATTGCAGCGTTAGGTACCGAAAACACCAATTCCTACAATGAGTTATCCACCCTTGTATTCCTAAATTCAATCAAATGTTGATACACAAAACTATAACTATTTAACATTCACAAGGATCTCATCATTTAATTTACGACATAGTATATATTAATCTTCTTTCCTGTCAAGAAATGTGCATGTAGCCATCGAACTATCATACGCCACCAGTTTTAATTTGTAAAATTTTGACTATTAAAATATAGATATATCATGGCATGAAAAGAGCAAATCGTCAACTGTGTATGTTTATCATGTAGATAGCTTTTTGTATTAAACCAAAGTTTACATTTTCCTTAATAGCTTTCCAACTATAGTAACATCATTTTAAGGTATGCATGAACGCGAAATATTAATGAATGCGAGTACCTAAACCAAATGCAATATAATTTTCTTCATCCATGAGACTTAAGGTAACTATGTTGACAACCTTCTAATTTCTTGATGCAAAGTGATAATGAACATGCATATCTTTATGGGTTGTTCTGTCCACCATGGATTACTTAACAGGTTAATAATGTCATCGCAAAACCAGTAAAGAGTCAAGACGAAAAGCCTAACAGAATATACAAGTTCAGATTCACCTTTTGCAGACATATCATCAAGCACCTTGGGTGCATAGTCCACTTCTAATTAGCTgttggtaagaaaggaaaaatCATCAAAAAGACATACTGCATATCCGGACAATAGCTAACAGACGCATAAAATTTATGGCAAGACATTATCAAAAAGATTACGGAGCACACATATACACACAATTATAAATAACAAATAAAAATTGCACAAAaaaactaacaaaaaaaaaacacatgccCTATGCACTCAAACAAAAAAGGGACAAACTCTTAAAAAATTAGTCTAAAAAACACATGCAGTACACTATACTCACACACCCAAGCGCATACAgttcaaacaaacaaacaaaaaacaaagCAAAAAGAAAAGAGGAAGAGATTTAAAACacaaaaattgaataaaaagaaaggagagatGAAAAAGAACCCACCAGCGAGAGAAAAATAGCAAGTAAATGCAGATTCCCATTCTAAAACGTAAAAAGTATAGGTTTCTAATTAATTTCTGAAACAAAAATTGGCAATAACAAGATCATACATACTACTTCCGGCTTCAGAAAACGCAAAGGGATATAACCCAAAGGAGGTGTCAATTTACAGTAGGTCTTAATTTTGAGCTCCCATTGATGTGTAGAGTTGGAGCCAAAAGTTCTGGAAGAATCGGTGGAAGACGTGTCACAAGTGAGAATTAAATTACCATTGCCCTCAAAATATAGAAGTATTTACGATAATGCCCTTCGTCGTACCTATAGACTCACACTTATTATATagttaaattaaataaatatatataagcgACTAATGGGTACGAACACAGCTGCTCCAACTTGTACTAGTAGCTTTACAAATTATAcatgcaatgaatgcttgtatcataagctatataacttgtacactttatccaactattttttttAACTCACGTGGACATAGGTCACAGTACCTAATATTTAtttccttctcatgtatagacgtatgcactttaattttaattctccgacacatt includes these proteins:
- the LOC132611465 gene encoding uncharacterized protein LOC132611465; protein product: MLSRDVDYANITLQFWSLKAEVGLYQITIRGSEASYPFRNYTDWGDAISLLNYNFQDPVENVLKYIEDGDIHRWSLLDIRELNCITNPHIYEQGLLFSILLVSHVIALQLLRGKRTVIEKDEILGRSKNLFICRRNYIAAVLQASLLDK